A single window of Apodemus sylvaticus chromosome 4, mApoSyl1.1, whole genome shotgun sequence DNA harbors:
- the Exosc8 gene encoding exosome complex component RRP43 isoform X2, with the protein MAAGFKTVEPLEYYRRFLKENCRPDGRELGEFRTTTVNIGSISTADGSALVRLGNTTVVCGVKAEFAAPPVDAPDKGYVVPNVDLPPLCSSRFRTGPPGEEAQVTSQFIADVIENSQIIKKEDLCISAGKLAWVLYCDLICLDYDGNILDACTFALLAALKNVQLPEVTINEETALAEVNLKKKSYLNVRTNPVATSFAVFDDTLLIVDPTGEEEHLSTGTLTIVTDEEGKLCCLHKPGGSGLTGAKLQDCMSRAVTRHKEVSRLLDGVMQSMEHK; encoded by the exons ATGGCGGCTGGGTTCAA AACTGTGGAGCCGCTGGAGTATTATAGGAGATTTCTG aaagaaaactgCCGTCCTGATGGAAGAGAACTTGGTGAATTCAGAACTACAACTGTCAACATAG GTTCAATCAGCACGGCAGACGGCTCTGCGCTGGTGAGGCTGGGCAACACCACAGTCGTTTGTGGAGTTAAAGCA GAATTTGCAGCACCACCAGTAGATGCCCCCGATAAAGGATATGTCG TCCCTAATGTGGACCTGCCACCACTGTGTTCATCGAGGTTCCGGACTGGACCTCCTGGGGAAGAGGCTCAAGTAACCAGCCAGTTCATCGCCGATGTCATTGAGAA CTCACAGATAATTAAGAAAGAAGACTTATGCATTTCTGCAGGCAAG CTTGCTTGGGTTCTATACTGTGACCTTATTTGTCTAGACTACGATGGAAACATTTTGGATGCCTGCACCTTTGCTTTGTTAGCAGCTTTAAAGAATG TACAGTTGCCTGAAGTTACTATAAACGAAGAGACTGCTTTAGCAGAAgtcaatttaaagaagaaaagttaCTTGAATGTTAGAACAAACCCTGTTGCTACTTCCTTTGCTGTGTTTGATGA CACTTTATTGATAGTTGATCCTACCGGAGAGGAGGAACACCTGTCCACAGGAACCTTAACGATAGTAACGGATGAGGAGGGCAAGCTGTGCTGTCTTCACAAGCCAG GCGGGAGCGGACTGACGGGAGCTAAACTCCAGGACTGCATGAGTCGGGCAGTCACGAGACACAAAGAAGTGAGCAGGCTACTGGACGGAGTCATGCAGAGCATGGAGCACAAATGA
- the Exosc8 gene encoding exosome complex component RRP43 isoform X1 yields MAAGFKTVEPLEYYRRFLKENCRPDGRELGEFRTTTVNIGSISTADGSALVRLGNTTVVCGVKAVGLLSLSLLCGSTAALGCYCYIPGFWPLLAPQPGQEFAAPPVDAPDKGYVVPNVDLPPLCSSRFRTGPPGEEAQVTSQFIADVIENSQIIKKEDLCISAGKLAWVLYCDLICLDYDGNILDACTFALLAALKNVQLPEVTINEETALAEVNLKKKSYLNVRTNPVATSFAVFDDTLLIVDPTGEEEHLSTGTLTIVTDEEGKLCCLHKPGGSGLTGAKLQDCMSRAVTRHKEVSRLLDGVMQSMEHK; encoded by the exons ATGGCGGCTGGGTTCAA AACTGTGGAGCCGCTGGAGTATTATAGGAGATTTCTG aaagaaaactgCCGTCCTGATGGAAGAGAACTTGGTGAATTCAGAACTACAACTGTCAACATAG GTTCAATCAGCACGGCAGACGGCTCTGCGCTGGTGAGGCTGGGCAACACCACAGTCGTTTGTGGAGTTAAAGCAGTAGGTCTCCT GTCTCTAAGTCTCCTTTGTGGATCTACAGCTGCATTGGGCTGTTATTGCTATATACCTGGCTTCTGGCCACTACTGGCTCCCCAGCCTGGTCAG GAATTTGCAGCACCACCAGTAGATGCCCCCGATAAAGGATATGTCG TCCCTAATGTGGACCTGCCACCACTGTGTTCATCGAGGTTCCGGACTGGACCTCCTGGGGAAGAGGCTCAAGTAACCAGCCAGTTCATCGCCGATGTCATTGAGAA CTCACAGATAATTAAGAAAGAAGACTTATGCATTTCTGCAGGCAAG CTTGCTTGGGTTCTATACTGTGACCTTATTTGTCTAGACTACGATGGAAACATTTTGGATGCCTGCACCTTTGCTTTGTTAGCAGCTTTAAAGAATG TACAGTTGCCTGAAGTTACTATAAACGAAGAGACTGCTTTAGCAGAAgtcaatttaaagaagaaaagttaCTTGAATGTTAGAACAAACCCTGTTGCTACTTCCTTTGCTGTGTTTGATGA CACTTTATTGATAGTTGATCCTACCGGAGAGGAGGAACACCTGTCCACAGGAACCTTAACGATAGTAACGGATGAGGAGGGCAAGCTGTGCTGTCTTCACAAGCCAG GCGGGAGCGGACTGACGGGAGCTAAACTCCAGGACTGCATGAGTCGGGCAGTCACGAGACACAAAGAAGTGAGCAGGCTACTGGACGGAGTCATGCAGAGCATGGAGCACAAATGA